The genome window CAGCGCTACGGTGCACTCGGCATCGCGCGTGAGGACCTGGAGGCGCGCCAGCGGGCGGCCGCCGCGAACTGGGACTGCTTCGGCGCACCCGCCGCCCTGTTCTGCTACGTCGACAAGGACATGGGTTCGCCCCAATGGGCCGACGTCGGCATGCATCTGCAGACCGTCATGCTGCTGCTCCGCACCGAAGGGCTGCACAGCTGCACACAGATGGCCTGGGCGAAGTACCACAAGACCGTCGCGGAAGTCCTGTCACCCCCGGACGGACTCATCCTCTTCTGCGGCATGTCGATCGGGTACGAAGACGTCGCAGCGGGTGACGCCCGTACAGGCCGGGCGCCGCTCGACGAGACGGTCACGTTCGTCGACGGTCTCTGACGCCACTCTCCTTGTTCGGTCAACGAACCGTTTCATGCCGCATCCACATAGCGGCTCATATGCCATATTGCGCACATAATCCAGACGAAAGGCATGTCATGAAGATCGCAGTCATCGGCGGTACCGGGCTGATCGGTTCGCAGGTCGTCAAGGACCTGAACGCCGCCGGGCACGAGGCGGTACCGCACTCGCAGTCCACCGGAGTCGATGTCATCAGCGGCCAGGGACTGGATCAGGCGGTGGCGGGAGCCGACGTCGTCGTCAACCTGACGAACTCCCCGACCTTCGACGAAGCCTCCCCGGCGTTCTTCCAGACCTCGATGGACAACCTCCTGGCCGCGGCCCGCAAGGGCGGCGTCGGCCACTTCGTCATCCTCTCGATCGTCGGCGTGGACCAGGTGCCGGAGCTGGACTACTACCGGGCCAAGGTGCTCCAGGAGAACATCCTCGCGGCCGGGCCGATCCCCTACTCGATCGTCCGGGCGACGCAGTTCATGGAGTTCATGGACGCGACCATGTCCTGGACCGCGGAGGGTGACACCGTCCGGCTGCCCGCCACACCGATCCAGCCGATCGCCTCGAAGGACGTGGCCGCAGCGGTGGCGGAGGTGGCCGCCGGCGCCCCGCTGAACGGCATCCGCAACATCGCCGGCCCCGAGATCTTCAATCTGGACGAACTGGGCCGGATCACCCTGTCCCACAAGGGCGACAACCGCACCGTCGTCACCGACCCCACGGCCGGCATGTTCGCCGCCGTCAAGGGCGACGTCCTCACCGACAGGGACGCCCACCTCGCCCCCACCCGCTACACCGACTGGCTCTCCTGACGTCCCCATCCCGCGTGTCCCGTCCCAGCCCGGCAGCCGACCGGGGCCGAGGTCAGCCTGAGTAGCAGCCCGACGCCTCCCAGGTAGCCGACCACCCGGTCGCCCTGTCCCACCCCGAGGTCGCGCAGGGTCGCGGCCACCGAGGCGACCTGGGAGCGCAGCCGCTTCCCGGTCACCTCGTAACCGGCGCCGGTCTCGTCCAGGGCCAGGATCGCCACGCCGTCGTCTGTCACATGGCGCAGGGCGTGGCAGGCGTAGTTCAGAGTGGCGCCCCGGAACCAGCGGGCGCCCGGCATGGTTTCCTCGGCCAGGACCTGCTCATACGGGGTGTTCGCGTCGATGTCGAAGTACTCCCACACCGCACCCCAGAAGCCTTCCAGGTCAGTGACCGACCAGCGGTGCAGGGCGGCGTAGTCGGAACCGTCCAGCCCTGCGTGACGGGCGAAGTCCGCGATGCGGCTGCCGGCGACCGCCTGAGGATCGGGCGTCGTGAAGGGGTCCGGGCACGGCCTGGTCATCGTGTGGCGCTCCTCAGCAGGCTTTTCTCGACGGTCCGTGGGGCAGAGTGGGGGCTGCGCGTGGTGTGCAGCAGGGACGCCCAGGCGGCGGTGTCCGTGAAGTCGGGGCCGCCGACGGGCACGACGTCCATGACGACGCGGTCGGGGCGCAGCAGCACGGCGTCCGCCCGCCCGGCGTGCAGCCAGGC of Streptomyces cynarae contains these proteins:
- a CDS encoding nitroreductase → MDVYEAVTSRRAVRAFTGRPVPRGTLERVLSAAAWAPSGSNLQPWHTYVLTGAPLAELKKRAGERLASGDPWDTPEYEMYPPELKSPYRERRSAFGEQRYGALGIAREDLEARQRAAAANWDCFGAPAALFCYVDKDMGSPQWADVGMHLQTVMLLLRTEGLHSCTQMAWAKYHKTVAEVLSPPDGLILFCGMSIGYEDVAAGDARTGRAPLDETVTFVDGL
- a CDS encoding SDR family oxidoreductase, encoding MKIAVIGGTGLIGSQVVKDLNAAGHEAVPHSQSTGVDVISGQGLDQAVAGADVVVNLTNSPTFDEASPAFFQTSMDNLLAAARKGGVGHFVILSIVGVDQVPELDYYRAKVLQENILAAGPIPYSIVRATQFMEFMDATMSWTAEGDTVRLPATPIQPIASKDVAAAVAEVAAGAPLNGIRNIAGPEIFNLDELGRITLSHKGDNRTVVTDPTAGMFAAVKGDVLTDRDAHLAPTRYTDWLS